The following proteins come from a genomic window of Leopardus geoffroyi isolate Oge1 chromosome A3, O.geoffroyi_Oge1_pat1.0, whole genome shotgun sequence:
- the ATP6V1C2 gene encoding V-type proton ATPase subunit C 2 isoform X6 has translation MAQSVVEVMEDSKGKVPENLLANGGLKEKLKCLKIDLTSFVTHFEWDMAKYPAKQPLVSVVDTLAKQLAQIETDLKSRTAAYNTLKTNLENLEKKSMGNLFTRTLSDIVSKEDFVLDSEYLVTLLVIVPKPSYTQWQKTYESLSDMVVPRSTKLIAEDNEGGLFTVTLFRKVIDDFKTKAKENKFTVREFYYDEKEIKREREELSRLLSDKKQQYQTSCVALKKGSSTFPDHKVQVTPLGNPDRPAAGQTDRERESEGEGEVSSTREPWASPARMSSPVQASSEKTKPCVFWYRRWLLGAQIKEPSIKRLSSSSGGPPWSCPPAPGSGWCLLARVPPPCLEVAGAGDGDRCWWSGGSALLPWLPWLDPPLTLVGTWRCLCSKTRGSLPLSSGHSGISGSCRGRVRRAPRRAPWKRRLVDDARTPGQRLPGRRAPSQHSVRGKPAGCLLTALRSGAAQPLQPGLGWPRAHAPGGWPAALPRPPPPPPPPPRGGPADGVPALVRPPRCFRWPPGISSPLGACSVKTHLLLGLAWAERPAGVTGSPVSAGPAAALAQGELQRSLHCLDPHQGPEGVCGVRAQVRTSSEFPGGAPPASQEVLHQTFKRGSELCLQTSGSSSGCKRVGCVCGHPGTAARQPRLLSLRLFPHRPQPARLGAAGPTRPSRPCGLRRRRGTPWNLEFERNCSQKLVTVVFIFF, from the exons CAACTGGCACAAATCGAGACCGACCTGAAGTCCCGAACGGCCGCCTACAACACCTTGAAGACAAACCTGGAGAACCTGGAGAAGAAATCCAT GGGAAACCTCTTCACTCGGACGCTGAGCGATATCGTGAGCAAAGAAGACTTCGTGTTGGATTCCGAGTATCTTGTCACACTTCTGGTCATCGTGCCCAA ACCAAGCTACACGCAATGGCAAAAAACCTACGAATCCCTCTCGGACATGGTGGTCCCTCGGTCGACTAA ACTGATCGCCGAGGACAACGAGGGCGGCCTCTTCACGGTGACCCTGTTTCGAAAAGTGATCGACGATTTCAAAACCAAAGCCAAAGAGAACAA GTTCACTGTCCGTGAATTTTACTATGacgagaaagagataaagagggaaagggaagagctgAGCCGTTTGCTGTCTGATAAGAAGCAACAGTAT CAAACTTCCTGTGTTGCTCTTAAAAAGGGATCATCCACCTTCCCGGACCACAAGGTTCAGGTAACCCCGCTAGGGAACCCCGATAGGCCCGCTGCGGGGcagacggacagagagagagagagtgagggcgAGGGAGAGGTAAGCAGCACCCGGGAGCCCTGGGCTTCCCCCGCTCGCATGTCCTCGCCAGTGCAGGCGTCTTCTGAGAAAACAAAGCCTTGCGTTTTCTGGTACCGAAGGTGGCTTTTGGGGGCTCAAATCAAGGAGCCCAGCATCAAACGCCTTTCCTCCTCATCCGGGGGGCCTCCTTGGagctgcccccccgcccccggcagtgGATGGTGCTTGCTGGCCAGGGTGCCCCCGCCCTGTCTGGAGGTGGCTGGAGCTGGTGACGGGGACAGGTGCTGGTGGTCGGGCGGCTCGGCTCTCCTCCCCTGGCTGCCCTGGCTGGACCCACCCCTGACCTTGGTGGGCACTTGGAGGTGCCTTTGCTCCAAGACTCGAGGCTCCCTCCCCCTGAGTAGCGGCCACAGCGGCATTAGTGGCAGCTGTCGTGGCCGAGTGAGGCGGGCTCCTCGGAGGGCCCCCTGGAAGCGGCGGCTGGTGGATGACGCCAGGACCCCGGGGCAGCGCCTCCCTGGGAGGCGGGCCCCTTCGCAGCACAGCGTCAGAGGGAAGCCTGCGGGCTGCCTGCTGACAGCCCTGAGGTCAGGGGCTGCCCAGCCCCTGCAGCCCGGTCTGGGGTGGCCGCGCGCGCATGCGCCGGGTGGCTGGCCCGCGGCGcttccccggcccccccccccgccccccccccccccccggggcggCCCGGCCGACGGGGTCCCGGCCCTCGTCCGACCACCTCGCTGCTTCCGCTGGCCGCCGGGCATCTCTTCGCCGCTCGGGGCTTGCTCTGTCAAAACCCACCTCCTCCTCGGCCTCGCGTGGGCGGAGCGGCCAGCGGGCGTCACCGGCTCTCCTGTCTCTGCAGGGCCCGCTGCTGCGCTGGCTCAAGGTGAACTTCAGCGAAGCCTTCATTGCCTGGATCCACATCAAGGCCCTGAGGGTGTTTGTGGAGTCCGTGCTCAG GTACGGACTTCCAGTGAATTTCCAGGCGGTGCTCCTCCAGCCTCACAAGAAGTCCTCCACCAAACGTTTAAGAGAGGTTCTGAACTCTGTCTTCAGACATCTGGATCAAGTAGCGGCTGCAAGCGTGTTGGAT GCGTCTGTGGACATCCCGGGACTGCAGCTCGGCAACCAAGACTACTTTCCTTACGTCTATTTCCACATCGACCTCAGCCTGCTCGACTAGGAGCCGCTGGCCCCACGAGGCCTTCCCGTCCGTGCGGACTCCGCAGACGCCGCGGAACCCCATGGAACTTAGAGTTTGAGAGAAATTGCTCACAAAAGTTAGTtacagttgtatttatttttttttaa
- the ATP6V1C2 gene encoding V-type proton ATPase subunit C 2 isoform X13, with the protein MAKYPAKQPLVSVVDTLAKQLAQIETDLKSRTAAYNTLKTNLENLEKKSMGNLFTRTLSDIVSKEDFVLDSEYLVTLLVIVPKPSYTQWQKTYESLSDMVVPRSTKLIAEDNEGGLFTVTLFRKVIDDFKTKAKENKFTVREFYYDEKEIKREREELSRLLSDKKQQYQTSCVALKKGSSTFPDHKVQVTPLGNPDRPAAGQTDRERESEGEGEVSSTREPWASPARMSSPVQASSEKTKPCVFWYRRWLLGAQIKEPSIKRLSSSSGGPPWSCPPAPGSGWCLLARVPPPCLEVAGAGDGDRCWWSGGSALLPWLPWLDPPLTLVGTWRCLCSKTRGSLPLSSGHSGISGSCRGRVRRAPRRAPWKRRLVDDARTPGQRLPGRRAPSQHSVRGKPAGCLLTALRSGAAQPLQPGLGWPRAHAPGGWPAALPRPPPPPPPPPRGGPADGVPALVRPPRCFRWPPGISSPLGACSVKTHLLLGLAWAERPAGVTGSPVSAGPAAALAQGELQRSLHCLDPHQGPEGVCGVRAQVRTSSEFPGGAPPASQEVLHQTFKRGSELCLQTSGSSSGCKRVGCVCGHPGTAARQPRLLSLRLFPHRPQPARLGAAGPTRPSRPCGLRRRRGTPWNLEFERNCSQKLVTVVFIFF; encoded by the exons CAACTGGCACAAATCGAGACCGACCTGAAGTCCCGAACGGCCGCCTACAACACCTTGAAGACAAACCTGGAGAACCTGGAGAAGAAATCCAT GGGAAACCTCTTCACTCGGACGCTGAGCGATATCGTGAGCAAAGAAGACTTCGTGTTGGATTCCGAGTATCTTGTCACACTTCTGGTCATCGTGCCCAA ACCAAGCTACACGCAATGGCAAAAAACCTACGAATCCCTCTCGGACATGGTGGTCCCTCGGTCGACTAA ACTGATCGCCGAGGACAACGAGGGCGGCCTCTTCACGGTGACCCTGTTTCGAAAAGTGATCGACGATTTCAAAACCAAAGCCAAAGAGAACAA GTTCACTGTCCGTGAATTTTACTATGacgagaaagagataaagagggaaagggaagagctgAGCCGTTTGCTGTCTGATAAGAAGCAACAGTAT CAAACTTCCTGTGTTGCTCTTAAAAAGGGATCATCCACCTTCCCGGACCACAAGGTTCAGGTAACCCCGCTAGGGAACCCCGATAGGCCCGCTGCGGGGcagacggacagagagagagagagtgagggcgAGGGAGAGGTAAGCAGCACCCGGGAGCCCTGGGCTTCCCCCGCTCGCATGTCCTCGCCAGTGCAGGCGTCTTCTGAGAAAACAAAGCCTTGCGTTTTCTGGTACCGAAGGTGGCTTTTGGGGGCTCAAATCAAGGAGCCCAGCATCAAACGCCTTTCCTCCTCATCCGGGGGGCCTCCTTGGagctgcccccccgcccccggcagtgGATGGTGCTTGCTGGCCAGGGTGCCCCCGCCCTGTCTGGAGGTGGCTGGAGCTGGTGACGGGGACAGGTGCTGGTGGTCGGGCGGCTCGGCTCTCCTCCCCTGGCTGCCCTGGCTGGACCCACCCCTGACCTTGGTGGGCACTTGGAGGTGCCTTTGCTCCAAGACTCGAGGCTCCCTCCCCCTGAGTAGCGGCCACAGCGGCATTAGTGGCAGCTGTCGTGGCCGAGTGAGGCGGGCTCCTCGGAGGGCCCCCTGGAAGCGGCGGCTGGTGGATGACGCCAGGACCCCGGGGCAGCGCCTCCCTGGGAGGCGGGCCCCTTCGCAGCACAGCGTCAGAGGGAAGCCTGCGGGCTGCCTGCTGACAGCCCTGAGGTCAGGGGCTGCCCAGCCCCTGCAGCCCGGTCTGGGGTGGCCGCGCGCGCATGCGCCGGGTGGCTGGCCCGCGGCGcttccccggcccccccccccgccccccccccccccccggggcggCCCGGCCGACGGGGTCCCGGCCCTCGTCCGACCACCTCGCTGCTTCCGCTGGCCGCCGGGCATCTCTTCGCCGCTCGGGGCTTGCTCTGTCAAAACCCACCTCCTCCTCGGCCTCGCGTGGGCGGAGCGGCCAGCGGGCGTCACCGGCTCTCCTGTCTCTGCAGGGCCCGCTGCTGCGCTGGCTCAAGGTGAACTTCAGCGAAGCCTTCATTGCCTGGATCCACATCAAGGCCCTGAGGGTGTTTGTGGAGTCCGTGCTCAG GTACGGACTTCCAGTGAATTTCCAGGCGGTGCTCCTCCAGCCTCACAAGAAGTCCTCCACCAAACGTTTAAGAGAGGTTCTGAACTCTGTCTTCAGACATCTGGATCAAGTAGCGGCTGCAAGCGTGTTGGAT GCGTCTGTGGACATCCCGGGACTGCAGCTCGGCAACCAAGACTACTTTCCTTACGTCTATTTCCACATCGACCTCAGCCTGCTCGACTAGGAGCCGCTGGCCCCACGAGGCCTTCCCGTCCGTGCGGACTCCGCAGACGCCGCGGAACCCCATGGAACTTAGAGTTTGAGAGAAATTGCTCACAAAAGTTAGTtacagttgtatttatttttttttaa
- the ATP6V1C2 gene encoding V-type proton ATPase subunit C 2 isoform X9 — protein MSWGNSIPLLKVDLTSFVTHFEWDMAKYPAKQPLVSVVDTLAKQLAQIETDLKSRTAAYNTLKTNLENLEKKSMGNLFTRTLSDIVSKEDFVLDSEYLVTLLVIVPKPSYTQWQKTYESLSDMVVPRSTKLIAEDNEGGLFTVTLFRKVIDDFKTKAKENKFTVREFYYDEKEIKREREELSRLLSDKKQQYQTSCVALKKGSSTFPDHKVQVTPLGNPDRPAAGQTDRERESEGEGEVSSTREPWASPARMSSPVQASSEKTKPCVFWYRRWLLGAQIKEPSIKRLSSSSGGPPWSCPPAPGSGWCLLARVPPPCLEVAGAGDGDRCWWSGGSALLPWLPWLDPPLTLVGTWRCLCSKTRGSLPLSSGHSGISGSCRGRVRRAPRRAPWKRRLVDDARTPGQRLPGRRAPSQHSVRGKPAGCLLTALRSGAAQPLQPGLGWPRAHAPGGWPAALPRPPPPPPPPPRGGPADGVPALVRPPRCFRWPPGISSPLGACSVKTHLLLGLAWAERPAGVTGSPVSAGPAAALAQGELQRSLHCLDPHQGPEGVCGVRAQVRTSSEFPGGAPPASQEVLHQTFKRGSELCLQTSGSSSGCKRVGCVCGHPGTAARQPRLLSLRLFPHRPQPARLGAAGPTRPSRPCGLRRRRGTPWNLEFERNCSQKLVTVVFIFF, from the exons CAACTGGCACAAATCGAGACCGACCTGAAGTCCCGAACGGCCGCCTACAACACCTTGAAGACAAACCTGGAGAACCTGGAGAAGAAATCCAT GGGAAACCTCTTCACTCGGACGCTGAGCGATATCGTGAGCAAAGAAGACTTCGTGTTGGATTCCGAGTATCTTGTCACACTTCTGGTCATCGTGCCCAA ACCAAGCTACACGCAATGGCAAAAAACCTACGAATCCCTCTCGGACATGGTGGTCCCTCGGTCGACTAA ACTGATCGCCGAGGACAACGAGGGCGGCCTCTTCACGGTGACCCTGTTTCGAAAAGTGATCGACGATTTCAAAACCAAAGCCAAAGAGAACAA GTTCACTGTCCGTGAATTTTACTATGacgagaaagagataaagagggaaagggaagagctgAGCCGTTTGCTGTCTGATAAGAAGCAACAGTAT CAAACTTCCTGTGTTGCTCTTAAAAAGGGATCATCCACCTTCCCGGACCACAAGGTTCAGGTAACCCCGCTAGGGAACCCCGATAGGCCCGCTGCGGGGcagacggacagagagagagagagtgagggcgAGGGAGAGGTAAGCAGCACCCGGGAGCCCTGGGCTTCCCCCGCTCGCATGTCCTCGCCAGTGCAGGCGTCTTCTGAGAAAACAAAGCCTTGCGTTTTCTGGTACCGAAGGTGGCTTTTGGGGGCTCAAATCAAGGAGCCCAGCATCAAACGCCTTTCCTCCTCATCCGGGGGGCCTCCTTGGagctgcccccccgcccccggcagtgGATGGTGCTTGCTGGCCAGGGTGCCCCCGCCCTGTCTGGAGGTGGCTGGAGCTGGTGACGGGGACAGGTGCTGGTGGTCGGGCGGCTCGGCTCTCCTCCCCTGGCTGCCCTGGCTGGACCCACCCCTGACCTTGGTGGGCACTTGGAGGTGCCTTTGCTCCAAGACTCGAGGCTCCCTCCCCCTGAGTAGCGGCCACAGCGGCATTAGTGGCAGCTGTCGTGGCCGAGTGAGGCGGGCTCCTCGGAGGGCCCCCTGGAAGCGGCGGCTGGTGGATGACGCCAGGACCCCGGGGCAGCGCCTCCCTGGGAGGCGGGCCCCTTCGCAGCACAGCGTCAGAGGGAAGCCTGCGGGCTGCCTGCTGACAGCCCTGAGGTCAGGGGCTGCCCAGCCCCTGCAGCCCGGTCTGGGGTGGCCGCGCGCGCATGCGCCGGGTGGCTGGCCCGCGGCGcttccccggcccccccccccgccccccccccccccccggggcggCCCGGCCGACGGGGTCCCGGCCCTCGTCCGACCACCTCGCTGCTTCCGCTGGCCGCCGGGCATCTCTTCGCCGCTCGGGGCTTGCTCTGTCAAAACCCACCTCCTCCTCGGCCTCGCGTGGGCGGAGCGGCCAGCGGGCGTCACCGGCTCTCCTGTCTCTGCAGGGCCCGCTGCTGCGCTGGCTCAAGGTGAACTTCAGCGAAGCCTTCATTGCCTGGATCCACATCAAGGCCCTGAGGGTGTTTGTGGAGTCCGTGCTCAG GTACGGACTTCCAGTGAATTTCCAGGCGGTGCTCCTCCAGCCTCACAAGAAGTCCTCCACCAAACGTTTAAGAGAGGTTCTGAACTCTGTCTTCAGACATCTGGATCAAGTAGCGGCTGCAAGCGTGTTGGAT GCGTCTGTGGACATCCCGGGACTGCAGCTCGGCAACCAAGACTACTTTCCTTACGTCTATTTCCACATCGACCTCAGCCTGCTCGACTAGGAGCCGCTGGCCCCACGAGGCCTTCCCGTCCGTGCGGACTCCGCAGACGCCGCGGAACCCCATGGAACTTAGAGTTTGAGAGAAATTGCTCACAAAAGTTAGTtacagttgtatttatttttttttaa
- the ATP6V1C2 gene encoding V-type proton ATPase subunit C 2 isoform X7 translates to MAQSVVEVMEDSKGKVPENLLANGVDLTSFVTHFEWDMAKYPAKQPLVSVVDTLAKQLAQIETDLKSRTAAYNTLKTNLENLEKKSMGNLFTRTLSDIVSKEDFVLDSEYLVTLLVIVPKPSYTQWQKTYESLSDMVVPRSTKLIAEDNEGGLFTVTLFRKVIDDFKTKAKENKFTVREFYYDEKEIKREREELSRLLSDKKQQYQTSCVALKKGSSTFPDHKVQVTPLGNPDRPAAGQTDRERESEGEGEVSSTREPWASPARMSSPVQASSEKTKPCVFWYRRWLLGAQIKEPSIKRLSSSSGGPPWSCPPAPGSGWCLLARVPPPCLEVAGAGDGDRCWWSGGSALLPWLPWLDPPLTLVGTWRCLCSKTRGSLPLSSGHSGISGSCRGRVRRAPRRAPWKRRLVDDARTPGQRLPGRRAPSQHSVRGKPAGCLLTALRSGAAQPLQPGLGWPRAHAPGGWPAALPRPPPPPPPPPRGGPADGVPALVRPPRCFRWPPGISSPLGACSVKTHLLLGLAWAERPAGVTGSPVSAGPAAALAQGELQRSLHCLDPHQGPEGVCGVRAQVRTSSEFPGGAPPASQEVLHQTFKRGSELCLQTSGSSSGCKRVGCVCGHPGTAARQPRLLSLRLFPHRPQPARLGAAGPTRPSRPCGLRRRRGTPWNLEFERNCSQKLVTVVFIFF, encoded by the exons CAACTGGCACAAATCGAGACCGACCTGAAGTCCCGAACGGCCGCCTACAACACCTTGAAGACAAACCTGGAGAACCTGGAGAAGAAATCCAT GGGAAACCTCTTCACTCGGACGCTGAGCGATATCGTGAGCAAAGAAGACTTCGTGTTGGATTCCGAGTATCTTGTCACACTTCTGGTCATCGTGCCCAA ACCAAGCTACACGCAATGGCAAAAAACCTACGAATCCCTCTCGGACATGGTGGTCCCTCGGTCGACTAA ACTGATCGCCGAGGACAACGAGGGCGGCCTCTTCACGGTGACCCTGTTTCGAAAAGTGATCGACGATTTCAAAACCAAAGCCAAAGAGAACAA GTTCACTGTCCGTGAATTTTACTATGacgagaaagagataaagagggaaagggaagagctgAGCCGTTTGCTGTCTGATAAGAAGCAACAGTAT CAAACTTCCTGTGTTGCTCTTAAAAAGGGATCATCCACCTTCCCGGACCACAAGGTTCAGGTAACCCCGCTAGGGAACCCCGATAGGCCCGCTGCGGGGcagacggacagagagagagagagtgagggcgAGGGAGAGGTAAGCAGCACCCGGGAGCCCTGGGCTTCCCCCGCTCGCATGTCCTCGCCAGTGCAGGCGTCTTCTGAGAAAACAAAGCCTTGCGTTTTCTGGTACCGAAGGTGGCTTTTGGGGGCTCAAATCAAGGAGCCCAGCATCAAACGCCTTTCCTCCTCATCCGGGGGGCCTCCTTGGagctgcccccccgcccccggcagtgGATGGTGCTTGCTGGCCAGGGTGCCCCCGCCCTGTCTGGAGGTGGCTGGAGCTGGTGACGGGGACAGGTGCTGGTGGTCGGGCGGCTCGGCTCTCCTCCCCTGGCTGCCCTGGCTGGACCCACCCCTGACCTTGGTGGGCACTTGGAGGTGCCTTTGCTCCAAGACTCGAGGCTCCCTCCCCCTGAGTAGCGGCCACAGCGGCATTAGTGGCAGCTGTCGTGGCCGAGTGAGGCGGGCTCCTCGGAGGGCCCCCTGGAAGCGGCGGCTGGTGGATGACGCCAGGACCCCGGGGCAGCGCCTCCCTGGGAGGCGGGCCCCTTCGCAGCACAGCGTCAGAGGGAAGCCTGCGGGCTGCCTGCTGACAGCCCTGAGGTCAGGGGCTGCCCAGCCCCTGCAGCCCGGTCTGGGGTGGCCGCGCGCGCATGCGCCGGGTGGCTGGCCCGCGGCGcttccccggcccccccccccgccccccccccccccccggggcggCCCGGCCGACGGGGTCCCGGCCCTCGTCCGACCACCTCGCTGCTTCCGCTGGCCGCCGGGCATCTCTTCGCCGCTCGGGGCTTGCTCTGTCAAAACCCACCTCCTCCTCGGCCTCGCGTGGGCGGAGCGGCCAGCGGGCGTCACCGGCTCTCCTGTCTCTGCAGGGCCCGCTGCTGCGCTGGCTCAAGGTGAACTTCAGCGAAGCCTTCATTGCCTGGATCCACATCAAGGCCCTGAGGGTGTTTGTGGAGTCCGTGCTCAG GTACGGACTTCCAGTGAATTTCCAGGCGGTGCTCCTCCAGCCTCACAAGAAGTCCTCCACCAAACGTTTAAGAGAGGTTCTGAACTCTGTCTTCAGACATCTGGATCAAGTAGCGGCTGCAAGCGTGTTGGAT GCGTCTGTGGACATCCCGGGACTGCAGCTCGGCAACCAAGACTACTTTCCTTACGTCTATTTCCACATCGACCTCAGCCTGCTCGACTAGGAGCCGCTGGCCCCACGAGGCCTTCCCGTCCGTGCGGACTCCGCAGACGCCGCGGAACCCCATGGAACTTAGAGTTTGAGAGAAATTGCTCACAAAAGTTAGTtacagttgtatttatttttttttaa
- the ATP6V1C2 gene encoding V-type proton ATPase subunit C 2 isoform X14 has translation MVVPRSTKLIAEDNEGGLFTVTLFRKVIDDFKTKAKENKFTVREFYYDEKEIKREREELSRLLSDKKQQYQTSCVALKKGSSTFPDHKVQVTPLGNPDRPAAGQTDRERESEGEGEVSSTREPWASPARMSSPVQASSEKTKPCVFWYRRWLLGAQIKEPSIKRLSSSSGGPPWSCPPAPGSGWCLLARVPPPCLEVAGAGDGDRCWWSGGSALLPWLPWLDPPLTLVGTWRCLCSKTRGSLPLSSGHSGISGSCRGRVRRAPRRAPWKRRLVDDARTPGQRLPGRRAPSQHSVRGKPAGCLLTALRSGAAQPLQPGLGWPRAHAPGGWPAALPRPPPPPPPPPRGGPADGVPALVRPPRCFRWPPGISSPLGACSVKTHLLLGLAWAERPAGVTGSPVSAGPAAALAQGELQRSLHCLDPHQGPEGVCGVRAQVRTSSEFPGGAPPASQEVLHQTFKRGSELCLQTSGSSSGCKRVGCVCGHPGTAARQPRLLSLRLFPHRPQPARLGAAGPTRPSRPCGLRRRRGTPWNLEFERNCSQKLVTVVFIFF, from the exons ATGGTGGTCCCTCGGTCGACTAA ACTGATCGCCGAGGACAACGAGGGCGGCCTCTTCACGGTGACCCTGTTTCGAAAAGTGATCGACGATTTCAAAACCAAAGCCAAAGAGAACAA GTTCACTGTCCGTGAATTTTACTATGacgagaaagagataaagagggaaagggaagagctgAGCCGTTTGCTGTCTGATAAGAAGCAACAGTAT CAAACTTCCTGTGTTGCTCTTAAAAAGGGATCATCCACCTTCCCGGACCACAAGGTTCAGGTAACCCCGCTAGGGAACCCCGATAGGCCCGCTGCGGGGcagacggacagagagagagagagtgagggcgAGGGAGAGGTAAGCAGCACCCGGGAGCCCTGGGCTTCCCCCGCTCGCATGTCCTCGCCAGTGCAGGCGTCTTCTGAGAAAACAAAGCCTTGCGTTTTCTGGTACCGAAGGTGGCTTTTGGGGGCTCAAATCAAGGAGCCCAGCATCAAACGCCTTTCCTCCTCATCCGGGGGGCCTCCTTGGagctgcccccccgcccccggcagtgGATGGTGCTTGCTGGCCAGGGTGCCCCCGCCCTGTCTGGAGGTGGCTGGAGCTGGTGACGGGGACAGGTGCTGGTGGTCGGGCGGCTCGGCTCTCCTCCCCTGGCTGCCCTGGCTGGACCCACCCCTGACCTTGGTGGGCACTTGGAGGTGCCTTTGCTCCAAGACTCGAGGCTCCCTCCCCCTGAGTAGCGGCCACAGCGGCATTAGTGGCAGCTGTCGTGGCCGAGTGAGGCGGGCTCCTCGGAGGGCCCCCTGGAAGCGGCGGCTGGTGGATGACGCCAGGACCCCGGGGCAGCGCCTCCCTGGGAGGCGGGCCCCTTCGCAGCACAGCGTCAGAGGGAAGCCTGCGGGCTGCCTGCTGACAGCCCTGAGGTCAGGGGCTGCCCAGCCCCTGCAGCCCGGTCTGGGGTGGCCGCGCGCGCATGCGCCGGGTGGCTGGCCCGCGGCGcttccccggcccccccccccgccccccccccccccccggggcggCCCGGCCGACGGGGTCCCGGCCCTCGTCCGACCACCTCGCTGCTTCCGCTGGCCGCCGGGCATCTCTTCGCCGCTCGGGGCTTGCTCTGTCAAAACCCACCTCCTCCTCGGCCTCGCGTGGGCGGAGCGGCCAGCGGGCGTCACCGGCTCTCCTGTCTCTGCAGGGCCCGCTGCTGCGCTGGCTCAAGGTGAACTTCAGCGAAGCCTTCATTGCCTGGATCCACATCAAGGCCCTGAGGGTGTTTGTGGAGTCCGTGCTCAG GTACGGACTTCCAGTGAATTTCCAGGCGGTGCTCCTCCAGCCTCACAAGAAGTCCTCCACCAAACGTTTAAGAGAGGTTCTGAACTCTGTCTTCAGACATCTGGATCAAGTAGCGGCTGCAAGCGTGTTGGAT GCGTCTGTGGACATCCCGGGACTGCAGCTCGGCAACCAAGACTACTTTCCTTACGTCTATTTCCACATCGACCTCAGCCTGCTCGACTAGGAGCCGCTGGCCCCACGAGGCCTTCCCGTCCGTGCGGACTCCGCAGACGCCGCGGAACCCCATGGAACTTAGAGTTTGAGAGAAATTGCTCACAAAAGTTAGTtacagttgtatttatttttttttaa